Sequence from the Mesorhizobium sp. PAMC28654 genome:
TTTGATATACTTATAGTTACTCCATTCAGCCGAGGCGCTGACCATCGGCGCTCTCGACCTCGAAAACCCCAGCGCTTGCGACGCGCATCCTTTGGTGCGACGCGTCGTCACGCCGGCTCGGCTGCCACGCACTGACACCGTGTCATCATGCAGCCCTGCCCTGCTATTGGGTTGCGGCAACGACGGCGTCATTCGGCGCCATGAAGTCGATGCTTCATCGCGAACTCCAGATCAGAGCCAGACGCATATCCGAGCGGTGTAGCCCACAGGCAAGCGCGGCCGCCTTATGCAGGCGGGAAATAGCACCATGGCGCTTTGGTCTTGGGTGAAGCCCCTTTTGCCAGGGCAGCAAGGGAGAAGCCTGTTCCCGATTTGATGGATCGGGCGCCCGCAATCTATCGCGGGCTAGAATCAAGTCAGATCGATGTTCGTTTCAAAGTTGTTTCAGCAGCTTGAAAAGCCATCGCCAGGCAACCCTGTGATTGCCTGGCGATGGCCGATACCAACGATGTTCCTAAATTCAGCCGCGCTTCGGCAGCAGCGACCAGACGGCTGGCACCAGGCTCGCAGCCAGCGCGACCTTGATCAGGTCGCCGACGACGAACGGCATAACGCCGAACTGCCACGACTTCTCAGGGCCGATCAATTGCGCCAGCCAGGCAAAGCCCATCGCCATCATGATGGCTTCGGCAACCAGCATCACGCCCAGAAGCTTGACCGGATTGCGATCCCAGCCGCGATCCGCGGCCCAGCCGACGATCGCCGCCATGACCACGAAGCCGGCAAGATAGCCGCCGGTCGAGCCGAGCATATAGGCAATGCCGAGGCCCTTTTCCGGGGTGCCCTGAAAGACCGGGAAGCCCATGGCGCCCTCGGCCATGTAGAGAAGCAGGGTGGCGACGCCAAGGCGCAGGCCGAACGCGGCGGCGATCAGAAAGACCGCCAGCGTCTGCATCGAGATGTCGACAGGGCCGAGCACCACCTTCGTCTTGGCCGAAACGGTCAGCAGCAGCGTTCCCACGATGGCCAGGAAAAGCTGTGTCGCCAGCCGCGCCGCGCCCTTTTCTGGCAGAGCCAGAGAAACAAGCGGGCGCATCGTTGTTGCAATTGCCATGGTCATCCCCATTCCGGTTGCCGCTTCCTGATGATCGCGGCCTCGCGTTTTCCTATATTGGCTTCCGTGTTATGCGGCAATCGCTTTTGCCGCCTCACCAACAGAGCACGATGCCATGGCCCTTGAGTTTGATGCCCGCTTCGACCCCTCCTACGGGGGAGGTGTAATTGTGGCTCCCGGCGTGCTTCGTGTCACCGCGCCCAATCCCGGCCCCTTCACCTTTCACGGCACTAACAGCTACATTGTCGGGCAGGACACACTGGCGGTGATCGATCCGGGGCCGGACGATGACGCGCATTTTCGGACATTGCTCGCGATTATCGCTGGCAGACCGGTCAGCCACATTTTCGTCAGCCATACGCATCGCGACCATTCCCCGCTGGCAGCCCGGTTGAAAGAGCATACAGGCGCCGTTGTTCTGGCCGAGGGCCCACACCGCCCGGCCCGACCCTTGCTGATCGGAGAGGTCAATCCGCTCGACGCCAGCGCCGACACTGATTTCGTTCCGGATGTCGCGCTCCCCGACGGAAGGATTGTCGATGGTGATGGCTGGTCGCTGCGAACGGTCCTGACCCCCGGCCACACCGCCAATCATGCGGCGTTTGCGCTGGAAGGAACCGGCATCCTGTTTTCGGCAGATCACGTAATGGCGTGGGCAACCAGCATCGTGGCGCCACCGGACGGCGCAATGGCCGACTACATGGCCTCGCTGGATCGGCTGATAGAACGCGACGACCGCCTGCTGCTGCCCGGCCATGGTGGACTGGTGACGGCGCCACGCAGTTTCATGCGAGGGTTGAAGACCCACAGAAAGATGCGCGAACGGGCGATCCTGGAACGGATCAGGGGCGGCGATCGCACGATCAAGGACATGGTCAAGGCGATCTACCGCGATACCGATCCACTCCTGCACGGAGCGGCCGGGCTGTCCGTGCTTGCCCATCTGGAAGACCTGGTGGCGCGCGGCCTGGTCAGCACCGACGGCGCCCCGGCAATCGATGGCACCTTCGCGCCTGCCGCATAAATCTACTCTGCCTGGGCTGCTCCCACCTGGCCCGCGACTTCCTGGTCCAGTTCCGCCAGGAATCCCACGATGCGGGCCGCGTTGTCGCCAAGATCGTACCGACCGTAGCGTGAGGCCGACCGCATATCGACGGTAACCGTATCACCGTCGTCGGTTATCCGGATGGCCACATCGACAGGCAGATCAATCACGAAACTCCTTGCCATGGCGTTGATCGTCACCTGGCTTTGCCCGGTTGCGTCGGGATAAGGTGCGGTGAGTTGCCAATCGTGCCTGTCGACCACTGTCTCGGCGGCATCCACGATGCGATCGAAAGGCAGATTGTAGCTGCGCCCGGTGACAAGCGGGTAGCTTTCGGTTTGCAATCGCTGCTCGCCTGGAGTCGCCGGCGAAAGTTCATTCATATCCTTGGTCCGCGCGGAAACGTCGAGCACGGGAAGATCGTCGAAATCCGTCGAGATGTCCCGGAGCGGCGGATAGATTGCCGCCCAATAGGCGGCAACGCCAAAGGGAACGAGCACCAGAACCGCCAGCAGCGTGCCGACAGTCAGATCGCGGCCACCACGGTCGCCGAAATGCCACAGCCTGGAAAAGGCCAGTCCGGCAAACAGCAGCGCAAGGGCCGCAAGCAGGGCGACAATGCCGAGCACCCACAGGAAAGCCGGCGTTTCGACGACGTCATATCGATGGCCTATGAAGACGGTCAGCAGCAGAACCACCGAAAAGGCCCCGGTTCGCCGCGACCAGCCGGCAGCCTTCGACGTTTGCCGTTCACGAATACTAGCCATTATTTTCTGCACTGCCCCAACCCGTACGGAGGCTTAGAGCAAAGAGCGCTCGGGTTGAAGCGGTTCTGCCCCTCCCCATGCCTTTTCGCTTCGGTTTGAGGTGAAGGTGCAACATCGTGCTCAATCCGTCGGCAAGCGGTAGTCCCTGAATTGCTGGCGCAACGTTGTCTTCTGGATCTTGCCCGCGGCGGTGTGGGGGATCTCGCCGACAAAAGCGATATCATCGGGCATCCACCATCTGGCCACCTTGCCGTCCATGAATTCGAGAATATCCGTCTTGGTCGGGTCCTTGCCCGGCTTGCGGACGATGACGAGCAAGGGCCGCTCGCCCCATTTCGAGTGGGCAACGCCGATGGCGGCCGCTTCGGCCACATCCGGATGGCCGACGGCGAGATTCTCCAGGTCAATGGTCGAAATCCACTCGCCACCCGACTTGATGACGTCCTTTGCGCGATCGGTGATCTGCATATAACCGCCGGCGTCGATATGCGCGACGTCTCCCGTATCGAACCAGCCCTCTTTGTCGAACTGTTCGGAACCCGCGCCGCCATAATAAGCACGGGCAACGGCCGGTCCGCGCACCTTGAGGCGTCCGAATGTCTTGCCGTCCCAAGGCTGCGCATTGTCGTCGTCATCGGTCACCTTCATCTCGACGCCGAAGGGCGGATAACCTTGCTTCTGCTGGACATCAAGCCGGGCCTCGCCCTGGAGGCCGGCATACTCCGGCTTCAACGTGCAAAGCGTGCCCAGCGGAGACATTTCGGTCATGCCCCAGGCATGAATGACCTGGACGTCGTAATTGTCCTGGAATTTCTGCATGATCGCGCGCGGGCAGGACGAGCCGCCAATCACGACCTTGTTCAGATGGGGAAGCTTCTTGCCGGTCTCCTCCAGATATTGAAGCAGCATCATCCATACGGTCGGGACGGCGGCACTGAATGTCACCTTCTCGGTATCGAGCAGCTCGTAGATCGAAGCGCCATCCATCTTGCAGCCAGGCATGACCAGCTTGGCGCCGATCATCGGCGCGCTCTGGCCAAGGCCCCAGGCATTGGCATGGAACATGGGGACAACCGCCAGGATGGTATCGCGCGACGAGATTCCCATCGCGTCGGGCATGGCGGCGATCATGGCGTGAAGCACGTTGGAACGATGGCTGTAGAGGACGCCCTTCGGGTCTCCGGTCGTGCCTGATGTGTAGCACATGCCGGCGGCGGTGTTTTCGTCGAACGTCTTCCAGGTGAAGTCGCCATCGGCCTCCGCCAGCCATTCCTCGTAGGCAACGACATTCGGCAGCGCTGTTTGCGGCATATGTGCCTTGTCCGTCAGCACGATCACCTGCTTCAACGACCGGACGGCACCGGCGATCTTCTCCAGCAGCGGCATGAATGTCAGGTCGACGAAGACAGCCTTGTCCTCGGCGTCGTTCATGATCCAGGTGATCTGCTCGGGAAAGAGGCGCGGATTGAGCGTATGGTAGATCGCGCCGACACCCATGATGCCGTACCAGGCCTCGATGTGGCGCGCGGTATTCCAGGCCAACGTCGCGATGCGGTCCCCGGGCCCATATCCGTCGCGCTCAAGCCGCTGGGCAACCTTCAGGGCACGACCATGGATTTTGGCGTAGCTGGTGCGGACAACCGGGCCCTCGATCGAACGCGAAACTATTTCGCGGTCGCCGTGTTGCCGGGCCGCGTTGTCGATCAGCTTGTGGCAAAGCAGCGGCCATTCCTGCATCAGTCCGAGCATTCCGTTCCTCCCCTACGCCATGCGCGATGCGCGATGCTTTCGCTCCATTGTGGAACGAACCGAGCGATTGTCCAGCCACGACCCGGTTGAAGCGGTGCTTTGATCGAAATGACCTGAAAAACCGCCATAATCCGGCCATCGTCGGCGTTAAGGTTCGTTAACGGGGCGGGGTGCGATTGGCGACAGACAGAGGTTCGCATGGACGCGCAGCTCGACGACGAGATTCTCGAAAATTCGCTTGCCGAAAGCCTGGCCGATCTGGTGCCGGACCCGAAAACTGTTTCAGAAGACGAATTTGTTGAAGTCGTCGGCGGCGCTCTTGAGGCTGTCGGTGGTACCTTGCTCTTCAAGATGTGCGTTCAAAACCAGGGCGAGGGTCAGCACGTCGCCGCGGCCTCCGTGGGCGATGGCGGCAATCGCCAGTTCCTGCTCCTGACCCTGCCGACGGGTGGCGGCGCCCTCAAGGTCGAAACCGCATCGAAAAGCACGAACCCGGTTGCAGGGATCGCCGCGGCCTATGCCGGACTGATGGACGCATTCAAGGCGGCGGCCTGATCCCTACCGGCTCGCTCTCAACCGCCTGGCTCAACAAGCGAGGCAGGTATCAGCCTTGCGGAACAGGATTGCCCGACACACTTTAGAGGTTCGCCCCCTCGACCGAGGCAAAGGAGAACCCGCATGGATAAGCTTGCAAACCCCGCCCCCGGCTTTCAACGCAATCCGGGCAAGGTGATTACAGTCGAACCTTACCACGGAACCGTTACCGTGCGCGCCGGCGACACGATCGTTGCCTCATCCAGGAATGCCAAAGTGCTGACGGAGGCCCCCTATCCCGCGGCCTTCTACATTCCTTTCGGCGACATCAATTTCGAACAGCTGCGCAAGACGGAACTGTCGAGCCATTGCCCCTACAAGGGCGATGCCAGCTACTGGAGCGTGCTGCCAGCCAGTGACGGCAAGGACGCGATGTGGGCCTACGAGCAGCCTTTCGACGAGATGGCGGAAATCCGCGACCATGGCGCGTTCTACGCGAACAAGGTCTCGATTGAAGCAAGCAAGGACTGAACTGGCGCGAAAGCTGCCTGGGACGACGATCAGTCGGTGGTGCCGTGGCTGCCGATGCCATCGGCATCATCCAGCCGCACGAAAGTCAGCCCCTTGGCCTTGAGTGCCAGAAGGCCTTGGACCACGCCTTCGCCGGCCGCGTGAGTCGGCTGGTTGATGTGCGAGATGATGACGTCACCATCCTTGGCGGCGGCGATGCGTCTGGCAGTCTCCTTGGCGCCCAGCAAGGAACCACCGTCGCCGTTGATCGAGAACCCTGCGATCTTAAAGCCAAGCTTACGGATCATGGCGATGGCCGATGGGCTGTATTCGGCGGTCGCGCCACGAAACCATTTCGGTGCCGGCTCACCCGTCTTGGCCAATGCGGCAGCGCCCGACTCAACCTCGGCCAGAACCGCCTCGGGGCTGCCGGCGGTGCGGATGCCGTAGATCTTTTGCGGCGTGTCGACAGCCGGGACATGATGGCCGCCGTGGTTTTCCAATTCGAACAGGTCCGGATGCGCTCGCATGATCTCGACGGCGGCAGCGTTGCGCTTCAGCCAGATGCCGGTGACAAAAATGGTGGCTGGAATCTTGTTTTCGACGAGAGCCGAGAGGATCCGATTGTCGGTCTGTCCGCCGCAGGCATCAAGCGTCAGCGCGACGCGGCCGCTGCCGCCGGTTTCCGGCTTGATATGCAATGTCGGCTCGACCAGCGGGGCGGCATGGCCTGCAGAGACCGCCGAAATCGAGATGGCGATAGCGCAAAGATATTTTTGGAACAGGCACATGGTTTGGTTTTCCAGACGGGTAGATAACTCACCGACCCCACCGCCCGCATCAAGGCGGAAATCAGGATGATGCATACCCAAAAACCAACGTCGCGACAATTTGACCGCAACGTCGGCCATTGCAAGCGTGGCGTCAGAAGGCAGCTTTCACGTCAGTACCCGAAAGGACTTCACGCACCGCACTGACCACGGACCCGACATCCAGATGCCAGACGGCGGCTAATTTGCGAAACGGTAAGCCCGCCCCATGGATCTACCTATGGCCAAGCTTCGCGGCCCGCACCGCCGCTTGCGCGGCGGCCAGTCTGGCGATCGGCACGCGGTAGGGCGAGCAAGACACGTAGTCGAGGCCAACCTCCTCGCAGAAATGGATCGAGGCCGGGTCACCGCCATGTTCGCCGCAAATACCGAGCTTGATGTCGGGCCGCGTCGCCCTGCCCTTTTGCGCCGCCATGCGCACCAGTTCGCCGACGCCTTCGATATCGAGCGACACGAACGGATCCTGCTCTATGATGCCCTTCTGGCGGTAGGTTTCGAGGAACGAGGCCGCATCGTCACGCGAGATGCCGAATGTGGTCTGGGTGAGATCGTTGGTGCCGAACGAGAAGAATTCGGCCGACTCGGCGATGACATGGGCGCGGATCGCCGCACGCGGCAGTTCGATCATCGTGCCGGTCAGATAGTCGATCTTGACGCCGGTCTCCTCCATCACGCTCTTGGCCACGGCATCGATGCGCGCCTTGACGTAGTCGAGTTCTTTTACGAGACCGACCAGCGGCACCATGATTTCGGGAACCACCAGCGCACCGGCCTTCTTGCCGGCTTCGACGGCAGCCTCGAAGATGGCGCGCGCCTGCATCTCGGCAATTTCTGGATAGGAAACGGCCAACCGGCAGCCGCGATGACCGAGCATCGGGTTGAATTCGTGCAGGGCTTCGGTGCGTTGCCTGAGCTTGTCCGGGGACACATTCATGGCGGCAGCGACTTCGGCCACTTCCGCCTCGGTCTTGGGCAGGAATTCGTGCAGCGGCGGGTCGAGCAGACGGATCGTCACCGGCAGGCCGGCCATGATCTCGAACAGTTCAAGGAAATCCGAGCGCTGCATGGGCAGAAGCTTGGCAAGTGCCGTGCGCCGCTCTTTCTCCGTGTCAGCCAGGATCATCTCGCGCATGGCAACAATACGCTCGCCGTCGAAGAACATGTGCTCGGTGCGGCAAAGCCCGATGCCTTCAGCGCCGAAGGACCGCGCCATGCGCGCGTCGAGCGGCGTCTCGGCGTTGGTGCGCACTTTCATGCGGCGCACCGCGTCCGCCCATTCCATGATGGCGGCGAAATCGCCGGAAAGCTCCGGTTGCAGCATCGACACGGCGCCCTTCAACACCTGGCCGTTGCTGCCGTCAATGGTGATGATGTCGCCCTTGCGGAAGGTCGACCCCATCGCCAACAGCGTTCCGGCCTTGTAGTCGACACGCAGCGAGCCAGCGCCCGACACGCAAGGCTTGCCCATGCCGCGCGCCACCACCGCGGCGTGGCTGGTCATGCCGCCACGCGTGGTCAGGATGCCTTCCGAGGCGTGCATGCCGTGAATGTCCTCGGGACTGGTTTCGATGCGCACCAGGATTGCCTTGCGTCCCAGCGTCTTCAGATCCTCGGCATCGCCAGAGGAAAAGACGATCTCTCCGGTGGCAGCACCTGGCGAAGCCGGCAGGCCGATGCCGATCACATCGCGCGCGGCCTTCGGATCGATGGTCGGGTGCAGCAACTGGTCAAGCGAGGCCGGATCGATGCGAGCAACGGCCTCTTCTTTCGAGATCAGACCGTCCCTGGCCATTTCGACGGCGATCTTCAGCGCGGCCTTGGCGGTGCGCTTGCCCGAGCGCGTCTGCAACATCCACAATTTGCCGCGCTCGATGGTGAATTCGAGATCCTGCATGTCACGGTAATGCTGTTCCAGCCGATCGGAAATGGTCACGAAAGACTGGAAGGCATCCGGCATCAGCTTCTGCAGCGACGGCTTGTCGGACCCGGCGGCAATGCGCGCGGCTTCGGTGATGTTCTGCGGCGTGCGAATGCCCGCGACGACATCCTCGCCCTGCGCGTTGACCAGGAACTCGCCATAGAGCATCTTTTCGCCGGTCGACGGGTTGCGGGTGAAGGCGACGCCGGTTGCAGAGGTATCACCCATATTGCCGAAGACCATGGCCTGGACGTTGACCGCCGTGCCCCAGCTTTCAGGAATGTCGTGCAGGCGGCGGTAAGTGATTGCGCGATTGTTCATCCAGCTCGAAAACACGGCTGATATCGCGCCCCAGAGCTGTTCATGCGGATCCTGCGGAAACGGCTTGCCGAGTTCTTCCTCGACCTTGGCCTTGTAAAGCGCGATGACACCCTGCCATTCGGTGGCCGTCAGTTCGGTATCGAGTTCATGACCGAGGCCGCCCTTCTGATCCTCCAGGATTTCCTCGAAGACCTCATGGTCGAGGCCCATGACGACATCGGAATACATCTGGATGAAGCGACGATAGCTGTCATAGGCAAAACGCGCATCGCCGGAATCGGCGGCCAGCGCCTCTACCGTCTCGTCGTTGAGGCCTAGATTGAGCACCGTGTCCATCATGCCGGGCATCGAGGCGCGGGCGCCTGAACGCACCGACACCAGAAGCAGTTTCGACGGATCGCCGAAACGGCGGCCGGTCAAGCGGCCGATGTGATCGAGCGCAACAGCGACATCTGCTTCCAATCCTGCCGGATAGGTGCTGCCATTGGCATAATAGGCGTTGCAGACTTCGGTGGTGAGGGTGAAACCCGGCGGTACCGGCAGGCCTAGGCTGCACATTTCAGCCAGATTGGCGCCCTTGCCACCCAACAGATTCTTGTCGCCGGCACGGCCTTCCGCCGCGCCATCGCCAAAGGTGTAAACCCACTTGGTCATGCTCTGCTCTCCGGTTGCAGGAGATTGGAAAGATTGACGAAACGAATGGTTCCGCCGGGTCCGACTTCGGAGCGATATGATGCTGCAGTGCGAAAGGCAAGGCGTAGTCACATCCGCCAGGCCGCTACAATCGATTAAGGAAGCCGCGTCAAAAAGACTTGCCACTTCGACGCGCCGAGAATAGAACATAAAGGGAACAAAAGGCGCCTCATGAAACTCAGCGGAAAACTCGACTATCTGGAAATGCCGGCGACCGGCGGGACATTGGACAGGTTGAAGGCTTTCTACAGCGCGGCCTTTGCATGGTCGTTCACGGACTATGGGCCGACCTACTCCGCATTCTCGGAAGGTCTTGACGGCAGCTTCCAGGCCGACAGCGACGAAGCCCCGGCAAAACCGCTGCCAGTGCTTTATTCCCAGGATCTGGAAGACACGCTGGACGCCGTCGCAAATGCCGGCGGCGCCATCGTCAGACCGATCTTCCCGTTTCCCGGCAGCAGACGGTTTCACTTCGTCGATCCGGCTGGAAATGAACTGGCTGTCTGGGGAGAGTAGGCAGGAAAGACCTATTATCCGCGCGCCTGCGACCGTCCCGCCGCACCCAGTGAATCGGGCCGAATAGTCGCAATATCCAGGATTGAGCTTTCGATCGGCTCGTCATATAAGGCCGCGCGCAGTCGACTGACGTCAGCTGCTGGGGCGTCGCCAAGTGGTAAGGCATCGGTTTTTGGTACCGACATTCCCAGGTTCGAATCCTGGCGCCCCAGCCATCCCAAATTGGTCCGTTCCGGACACATGGGGCCCCAAGAATACTTTTGCGATCTTCCCATGAGTGCGATTGGCTATTAGTTCTGCTGCAGGGTGGCGGTCCAGGATGGAATTTCAATGAACCTTCCTATCTTCGCCATCAACCTCGATCGCGAGACCGATCGCTGGAGTGAATTGCTCGCCAGCGCCGAAGCGGCCGGCCTGACCTTGCAGCGCATTGCGGCCATCGACGGTCGCGCTCTCGCAAAAGACAGCTGGGCGGATATCGATCTTCCAGCCGCGCGCAGGCTAAGCGGGCGTGACATTCTGCCCGGCGAATATGCCTGTTACCGCAGCCATATCAAAGCGCTGGAAACGTTCCTGGCCGATGGCAGCGCCCATGGCCTGATTGTCGAGGACGACGTCCTGTTCGACGAAAACACCACACGGCGCATCGAGGCCATCATCGCCGCGGTACCAGATTTCGACGTCATCAAGCTGACCAACCATCGCACGAGCTTGTTCCTGCGCGCCGTCGAGACGACGGAAGGCGACGAGATCGGCCGCGCACTGCATGGCCCGCAGGGCTCTGCCGCAGCCTATCTGGTGACACGGGTAGGAGCGCAAGGGCTGTTGTCGGCGCTCGCGGTGATGAAAATGCCGTGGGACGTCGCACTCGAACGATTTTGGGACACCGGCCTGAAAATCTATTCGATCCGCCAAAATGTACTCGCCTTCGCTGCCGGCAGCGAAACCTCGGGCATAGTCGGCCCCTCGGGCAGCTATAAATTCGCGCGACTTTCCTGGCCGGGCCGGTGGAGCGCCGGGGCGTTGCAGGCCGCAGACCATCTGCGCCGCCTGCATCATGTCCTGCTACGACCTCCCTTGCCGCGTGAAACCCCTGACTACGCCAGAGATGAAGCGCCGCGCAACACGCCGCTTCTGCTGGTTGCCGCCTTCGCCATTCTCGCTTTGGTTTCCGCGGTCTGGCACGAGGCTCATACTTATCGCTATGCGGGGATGGCGCTGACCACGGTCGCACTCATCCGCTGGTTCAGGCTCGATCTGTGGACCTACAGCAAACCGCTGATCGGAGGCGTCGGTTATCTGTGCCTGGGGTGGTCGCTATATGTCTTCATCCGGCTGGCGATCGTCTATATCGGCACCGGCCAGTTGGGCAGTGCCGAAGGCATCTACCTGTTTCCGCTGTTTTATGCGACGACCGGCTTCGCCTTCTTGCTGTTTGTCAGGCGGCCCGCGCAGCTCGTCCTCTGGTTCATGATCCTCAGTCTTGTCTTCCTGGCGGCGGACACCAGCTATTTTGACATACTTCATGGCATCAGGCCGGATCCATGGCTTTTCAACAACCCCATCCACGCGTCGGTAGCGGCTGGTTTCATCTTCCTTTGTACCCTGCAGTTCATGGCATACACGGCCCAACGAACGGACCTGAACAACACAACCAGAAGCCTGCACTGGGCGCTGGCGGCAGCCGTCCTCCTGTTTGCTCTCACCAACATCATTGTGCTGCGGTCAAAGGGCGTCTGGCTTGCGCTCGCGCTCGTCCTGCTCTTGTTGGCGGTCATGACCCTGGCGAGAGGCCATCGCCGCGAGTTGATGGTCGGGGGCGGCGTGCTGGCGGTCGTGGCAGCCTGCATTGCCGCCACATTCGACATCTTCTGGTCAACAGCAGGCGACACAGTAATCTTCGTCAAGACCCTGGTTTCGGATGTTTTGAGCCATGGCGTCCTACCGGCCTTCGACCACGCCATCGCCAGCGATGCCGTTCCGATCCAGGCCAAGGAACGGCTGATGCTGTGGGCCAATGCGATCGAGGTCTGGAAACGCCATCCGATCTTCGGAGCCAGTTCCAGCTGGCTCACCGAATGGGAGAACAGGACATATCATCCCGACATCTACAACGTCTTCCACAATGGCTATCTGTGGACTTGCTTCGGTAAAGTGGAGAGCGGGTTGCTCATTCGGCGGCGTTTCGCTCGAACTGCATCGGGCTGATGTAGTCGAGCGCGGAATGCCGCCGGATGGGATTGTAGAAGCCGTCGATATATCGGGCAATGGCGGCTTGGGCATCGGCGCGGGTAAGGAAAGAGGTGCGCCAGATCAGTTCAGTTTTCAGCGTCTTGAAGAATGTTTCGACCATGGCGTTATCAAAGCAATTGCCCTTGCCTGACATTGAGATGATG
This genomic interval carries:
- a CDS encoding biotin transporter BioY; protein product: MAIATTMRPLVSLALPEKGAARLATQLFLAIVGTLLLTVSAKTKVVLGPVDISMQTLAVFLIAAAFGLRLGVATLLLYMAEGAMGFPVFQGTPEKGLGIAYMLGSTGGYLAGFVVMAAIVGWAADRGWDRNPVKLLGVMLVAEAIMMAMGFAWLAQLIGPEKSWQFGVMPFVVGDLIKVALAASLVPAVWSLLPKRG
- a CDS encoding MBL fold metallo-hydrolase, with translation MALEFDARFDPSYGGGVIVAPGVLRVTAPNPGPFTFHGTNSYIVGQDTLAVIDPGPDDDAHFRTLLAIIAGRPVSHIFVSHTHRDHSPLAARLKEHTGAVVLAEGPHRPARPLLIGEVNPLDASADTDFVPDVALPDGRIVDGDGWSLRTVLTPGHTANHAAFALEGTGILFSADHVMAWATSIVAPPDGAMADYMASLDRLIERDDRLLLPGHGGLVTAPRSFMRGLKTHRKMRERAILERIRGGDRTIKDMVKAIYRDTDPLLHGAAGLSVLAHLEDLVARGLVSTDGAPAIDGTFAPAA
- a CDS encoding DUF1499 domain-containing protein, which encodes MASIRERQTSKAAGWSRRTGAFSVVLLLTVFIGHRYDVVETPAFLWVLGIVALLAALALLFAGLAFSRLWHFGDRGGRDLTVGTLLAVLVLVPFGVAAYWAAIYPPLRDISTDFDDLPVLDVSARTKDMNELSPATPGEQRLQTESYPLVTGRSYNLPFDRIVDAAETVVDRHDWQLTAPYPDATGQSQVTINAMARSFVIDLPVDVAIRITDDGDTVTVDMRSASRYGRYDLGDNAARIVGFLAELDQEVAGQVGAAQAE
- a CDS encoding fatty-acid--CoA ligase, translating into MLGLMQEWPLLCHKLIDNAARQHGDREIVSRSIEGPVVRTSYAKIHGRALKVAQRLERDGYGPGDRIATLAWNTARHIEAWYGIMGVGAIYHTLNPRLFPEQITWIMNDAEDKAVFVDLTFMPLLEKIAGAVRSLKQVIVLTDKAHMPQTALPNVVAYEEWLAEADGDFTWKTFDENTAAGMCYTSGTTGDPKGVLYSHRSNVLHAMIAAMPDAMGISSRDTILAVVPMFHANAWGLGQSAPMIGAKLVMPGCKMDGASIYELLDTEKVTFSAAVPTVWMMLLQYLEETGKKLPHLNKVVIGGSSCPRAIMQKFQDNYDVQVIHAWGMTEMSPLGTLCTLKPEYAGLQGEARLDVQQKQGYPPFGVEMKVTDDDDNAQPWDGKTFGRLKVRGPAVARAYYGGAGSEQFDKEGWFDTGDVAHIDAGGYMQITDRAKDVIKSGGEWISTIDLENLAVGHPDVAEAAAIGVAHSKWGERPLLVIVRKPGKDPTKTDILEFMDGKVARWWMPDDIAFVGEIPHTAAGKIQKTTLRQQFRDYRLPTD
- a CDS encoding DUF427 domain-containing protein; amino-acid sequence: MDKLANPAPGFQRNPGKVITVEPYHGTVTVRAGDTIVASSRNAKVLTEAPYPAAFYIPFGDINFEQLRKTELSSHCPYKGDASYWSVLPASDGKDAMWAYEQPFDEMAEIRDHGAFYANKVSIEASKD
- a CDS encoding polysaccharide deacetylase family protein — translated: MCLFQKYLCAIAISISAVSAGHAAPLVEPTLHIKPETGGSGRVALTLDACGGQTDNRILSALVENKIPATIFVTGIWLKRNAAAVEIMRAHPDLFELENHGGHHVPAVDTPQKIYGIRTAGSPEAVLAEVESGAAALAKTGEPAPKWFRGATAEYSPSAIAMIRKLGFKIAGFSINGDGGSLLGAKETARRIAAAKDGDVIISHINQPTHAAGEGVVQGLLALKAKGLTFVRLDDADGIGSHGTTD
- the ppdK gene encoding pyruvate, phosphate dikinase: MTKWVYTFGDGAAEGRAGDKNLLGGKGANLAEMCSLGLPVPPGFTLTTEVCNAYYANGSTYPAGLEADVAVALDHIGRLTGRRFGDPSKLLLVSVRSGARASMPGMMDTVLNLGLNDETVEALAADSGDARFAYDSYRRFIQMYSDVVMGLDHEVFEEILEDQKGGLGHELDTELTATEWQGVIALYKAKVEEELGKPFPQDPHEQLWGAISAVFSSWMNNRAITYRRLHDIPESWGTAVNVQAMVFGNMGDTSATGVAFTRNPSTGEKMLYGEFLVNAQGEDVVAGIRTPQNITEAARIAAGSDKPSLQKLMPDAFQSFVTISDRLEQHYRDMQDLEFTIERGKLWMLQTRSGKRTAKAALKIAVEMARDGLISKEEAVARIDPASLDQLLHPTIDPKAARDVIGIGLPASPGAATGEIVFSSGDAEDLKTLGRKAILVRIETSPEDIHGMHASEGILTTRGGMTSHAAVVARGMGKPCVSGAGSLRVDYKAGTLLAMGSTFRKGDIITIDGSNGQVLKGAVSMLQPELSGDFAAIMEWADAVRRMKVRTNAETPLDARMARSFGAEGIGLCRTEHMFFDGERIVAMREMILADTEKERRTALAKLLPMQRSDFLELFEIMAGLPVTIRLLDPPLHEFLPKTEAEVAEVAAAMNVSPDKLRQRTEALHEFNPMLGHRGCRLAVSYPEIAEMQARAIFEAAVEAGKKAGALVVPEIMVPLVGLVKELDYVKARIDAVAKSVMEETGVKIDYLTGTMIELPRAAIRAHVIAESAEFFSFGTNDLTQTTFGISRDDAASFLETYRQKGIIEQDPFVSLDIEGVGELVRMAAQKGRATRPDIKLGICGEHGGDPASIHFCEEVGLDYVSCSPYRVPIARLAAAQAAVRAAKLGHR
- a CDS encoding VOC family protein, producing the protein MKLSGKLDYLEMPATGGTLDRLKAFYSAAFAWSFTDYGPTYSAFSEGLDGSFQADSDEAPAKPLPVLYSQDLEDTLDAVANAGGAIVRPIFPFPGSRRFHFVDPAGNELAVWGE